Genomic window (Chryseobacterium bernardetii):
GCTCAAAAACATACAGTATACTTCTTTGGAGGCGGGAAAAAGGAAACAGAAACCCTTGAATCCTGGGAAAGTAAAATCCCTAATACCAAAAGTCTTTCCGGAAAATTAAGCCTTACAGAAGAACTTCAGAAGATCTCAGAACTGGAGGTCATGATTTCTATGGACTCCGCCAATATGCATTTGGCAAGCCTTATGGGAACCCGATGTGTTTCTATCTGGTGTGAAACGCATCCTTACGCTGGTTTTTTAGGATTCGGGCAGAGTGAAGAGGATGTGGTGCAGGTAAAAGATCTTTCCTGCAGGCCGTGTTCAGTTTTTGGGGATAAAGAATGTTACAGAGGAGACTGGGCTTGTCTTGAAGAGTTTACTATTCAGAAGGTTATTGAGAAAATCTGACATCATGAAACTTTCAATCTGCATTCCTGTCTATAATTTTGATGTCCGTGAATTGGTTTTTGATTTAAAAAAGGAAATTGACAGTCAGAAAATTGATGCTGAAATTATATTGATAGATGATGCTTCTGATGCCGCTTTTAAATCAATTAACGAAGAACTTCAGGACCAGGTGGAAAAGCTGGTTTTCCTGAATAAAAATATCGGACGTTCCAGGATTCGCAATCTTTTTCTACAATATTCTTTGGGGGAATATCTTTTATTCCTTGATTGCGACGTTAAAATTCCCGGAAAAAGATTTCTGTGGAATTACATATCTGAAATAAATAAACATCCGGATTTAGAACTTATTTACGGCAGTTTTACAATTGATCCCAAATATGCATCAACTCTCAGAAACAGGTATTCTGTGGAAAGAGAAATCTTTTCTGGCAACCGGTCTTATGATTTTGCACTATTTAAAACCGTGAATTTTATTATCTCAAAAAAAATTCTTGAAAAATTTCCTTTTGATGAAACGCTGACGGAATATGGATACGAAGATTTCGTTTTCGCCAAACTCCTGGAACAAAATGAAGTAAAATTCCTGGCAATGGCTAACCCTGTTATTCATATTGATGATACTAATAATGCCATTTTTCTGGGTAAAGCAGAAATAGGGATGGAGTCTTTATTCAGGCTTTCAAAAAATCCAATAAACAAAGCCTTTATTAAAGATATTAAAGTGTATAAGGCTGCTGTAATATTGAAGCGGTTGGGGCTTATTCCTCTGTTTCTCTCTATTTACAAGATTTTGGAGGAAAAAATAAGAACTAATCTTCTTTCAGGAAATCCGAATATACGGTATTTTGATTTCTATAAATTGAATGTGTTGGCAAGAAAGATGAAATAAATTACAGAAAATAATAAAAAAATCTCCCAGAAATCTGAGAGATTTTGTGGGTCCTAAGGGATTCGAACCCCTGACCCTCTGGGTGTAAACCAGATGCTCTGAACCAACTGAGCTAAGAACCCGAATTTTTTTTAAAGGTTTCGTTTCCTTTCTGTGGGTCCTGAGGGATTCGAACCCCCGACCCTCTGGGTGTAAACCAGATGCTCTGAACCAACTGAGCTAAGAACCCGAATTTTTTTTAAAGGTTTCGTTTCCTTTTCTGTGGGTCCTGAGGGATTCGAACCCCCGACCCTCTGGGTGTAAACCAGATGCTCTGAACCAACTGAGCTAAGAACCCTCTAGACTTTTTTGTTGTTTTCTCGTTTAGAGTGGTGCAAATATACAACTTATTCTTTAAACTCTAAATTTTTTTCTAAAAAATCTCCAACAATGAAGTTGCTTCCGCCAATAAAAATCATTTCTTCACTTGTACATCGTTCTTTTGCAGATAGATACGCTTCCTGTACGGAATTAAAAATTTTATAAAAAATTTTCGCTTCCTGAAGAAGTTTTTCGTAATCTTCAGGGTGTCTTCCCCTGTTAATAGATGGTTTGGCAAAATAAAACTCAGAATTTTCAGGAAGTAAATTCATCACTTCATCTATTTTTTTATCATTTACAAATCCCAAAATGACATGCTTGCGCCTGTTAATAGAGTTTAATTGAGAAAAAACATACTCTAATCCTGCCTGATTATGCCCCGTATCACAGATCGTAAGCGGGTCTTTTGAGAACTCAAACCAACGTCCAATGAATCCTGTATTTTTGTGAACATTCAATAAACCATTCTCAACATTCTTATCTGTAATATTGATGCCTTGTTTTCTTAATTCCTCAATGATAGACAGAACCACACGGATGTTTTTTCTCTGATAATTTCCTTTCAGGTCAGAAGCAAGGTCAGTATGAAGAAGGGTAGCATCTATAAAAGAAGCCTCTTCCTTCATTGCTTTTTCTCTGATGATTGCTTTTACAGCTTCATTTTCATCTCCCGAAATAATTGGAACACTCTTTTTAATGATTCCGGCTTTTTCTGCTGCAATTTCTTCAATCGTGTCCCCTAATATATTCTGATGATCGAGCTGCACGTTTGTAATTGCAGAAGCCAGAGGCTTTATAATATTTGTAGAGTCCAGCCTTCCGCCTAATCCCACTTCAATAATGGCATAATCTACCTGCTGCTGATAAAAATATTCAAAAGCCATAATGGTGGTGAATTCAAAAAAAGATGGACGGATATCCTCCGGGATATTTTTAAGTTTTTGAATAAAATCAAAGACAAACTCTTTATGACAGTTTTTACCATTTACCTTAATACGTTCTGTAAAATCAATAAGGTGCGGGGAATTATATAAGCCTACTTTGTAACCTACCTCCTGAAGGACAGATGCCAGCATGTTGCTGGAAGATCCCTTTCCATTGGTACCTCCAATGTGGATACATTTTATTTTATCCTGAGGGTTCCCAAAGTAAGCACAAAGCTTTGTAATATTGTCAAGTCCCGGTTTATAAGCCTTCTGCCCATCTATCTGATAGTTGGGCATCTGCACGAAAAGCCAGTCGATAGCTTCCTGATATTGTTCGTTTGTCATGATACAAAATTCTCAAAAGTTTTATTAAAATGAAACTATTTTTTTCAATCTGTAACTTTTTTATATTTACTTCGTCTAATAGGGAAAAATCTTAATATGAAATCGCCATGATTGCAATCACAAATACTGATGACATCACACGATTCTATATGACCATTAAAAACAAATAAACATCTACATAATATGAAAAAAGTTTGGATTATCGTTTTTGGATTAGGTTCTCTGGGTTTAAGCGCTCAGAAGAAGTGGTCCTTAAAAGAATGTGTAAGCTATGCAGTGGAGCATAATCTTCAGGTTATCCAAAATCAATATACCAAGCAGAACCAGGAATATAATCTTAAGGCTGCCAAAAAAGACTATTTACCTTCCGTATCGGGAAGTATGATGAATGGAGTGAGTTTTGGACAGGGATCATTAGGAGCAGGAAGTTATAGAAACGACAGATTCAATAACAGTGTTGGAGTAAGTGCTGATGTTTTGGTCTATAATAATGGAAGGCTGGAGAAGAATGTAAGAAAACTTCAGTTTGATGTAGAAGCCAGCCAATATGATATTGAAGCCATCAAAAATGATATTTCTGTACAAATTGCTCAGCAATATTTAACAGCTTTATTGAATAAAGAAATTGTAAAAATTTCCCAAAGTGCTGTAGAAAATGCTAAAAAGCAATATGACAGAGCCAAAATAACCACTCAGGTTGGGACTACTGCCCAAACGGTTTTAGCGGAAGCAGAAGCTGCCCTGGCGAGAGAAAAACAAAATCTTAAAACAGCTGAGGTTAATGTAGGGAGAGCTCTGTTTGCAATCGCACAGCTTTTACAGCTTTCAGATTATAAAGATTTTGATGTGGAAAATGTAGATGTTCCTGAAGCACTGGATTCCCAGTTGGTAACTGCTGATGAGGTCCTTACAAAAGCCTATGATGTACAGCCTCAGATAAAAGCAGCCGAAAGCAGGATAAGATCTGCCGAAGCACAGACTGAAGTGAGCAAAACAGCATTCTGGCCTACATTAACTGCCAGTGCCGGTCTTAATACGTTCTATAATAAATCATTTAATGTTCCTCCTGGAGTTGTACAGGGAACTTTTTTTGAGCAATATAAAGATCAGTTTGGACAGAATGTGGGGTTGTCACTTAATATTCCTATCTTTAATAAAGGGAAAACAAAACTACAGGTTGAGCAGTCTAAATTAAATGAAAGTGTTAGCAAAATCAGCCTTGAACAACAAAAGCAGGCTGTAAGACAGAATATACAGAAAGCTCAGTTTGATGCTGATGCCAATTATGAGTCATACCTTGCTGCATTGGAAGCAGAAAAAAGCTCCAAGCTGGCACTTGATTTTGCAGATAAAAGCTATGCTGCAGGAAAAACAACTATTTATGATGTTAATGTTGCAAGAAATAATTATGCAAATGCACAGGGATCAGTAGCGCAGGCGAAATATAATTATCTTTTCAGTCTTAAACTATTGAATTTCTATGCAGGAATTCCACTAAGTTTATAAAATGTCTATCCAATCGTTAGAAAAATATCTACCACAAAACACACTTAAGTATTTAAAAATTTGGTTTTCAGATTATTATATTCATATAAAAGTCACGCGAAACAGAAATTCTAAACTGGGAGATTACAGAAAACTTCCGGACAACTCCCATGAAATTACGGTAAACTCTACGCTTACCCCACAACTTTTTTTCTTTGTGCTTACTCATGAGCTGGCCCATATGATTGCTTTTGAAAAATATGGAAGAAGAATCTCTCCCCATGGCAATGAATGGAAAGAAACTTTTAGAAATATGCTGCTTGAAAGCCTTGAAATTTATGATGAAGATCTGAAGCCCATCATTGTAAAATTTTCAAAGTCACCAAAGGCAAATTTTATGGCGAGCCCTGATCTTGTAAGATATTTTCATACTGAAAAGCAGGATGATAGGCTCTATTTTATCGAACAGCTTCAAAAAGGAGAATTTTTTATATATCGTAACGAAAAGTATTTGTTGGAGGGTCTGATTAAAAAAAACTATCTTTGTAAGAACCTGGCTACTGGAAGGAAGTATTCTTTCAAACCTTTAGCGAGGGTAGAAAAATGTAGCTAAGAATGTTAAAGTCAGATAGATATTGCGTAATAATGGCAGGAGGAATCGGAAGCAGATTCTGGCCTATGAGTACACAGAAATTTCCAAAACAATTTCAGGATATTTTAGGAACTGGGCGTACCATGATTCAGCAAACTTATGATAGAATCAGTAAGATAATCCCAAAAGAACATATATTCGTTATTACGAACAAAGAATATGTTGCACTTTCCCATCAGCAACTTCCGGAAATACCTGAAGAAAATATCGTAGGGGAACCTC
Coding sequences:
- a CDS encoding glycosyltransferase family 2 protein, which encodes MKLSICIPVYNFDVRELVFDLKKEIDSQKIDAEIILIDDASDAAFKSINEELQDQVEKLVFLNKNIGRSRIRNLFLQYSLGEYLLFLDCDVKIPGKRFLWNYISEINKHPDLELIYGSFTIDPKYASTLRNRYSVEREIFSGNRSYDFALFKTVNFIISKKILEKFPFDETLTEYGYEDFVFAKLLEQNEVKFLAMANPVIHIDDTNNAIFLGKAEIGMESLFRLSKNPINKAFIKDIKVYKAAVILKRLGLIPLFLSIYKILEEKIRTNLLSGNPNIRYFDFYKLNVLARKMK
- a CDS encoding bifunctional folylpolyglutamate synthase/dihydrofolate synthase, translated to MTNEQYQEAIDWLFVQMPNYQIDGQKAYKPGLDNITKLCAYFGNPQDKIKCIHIGGTNGKGSSSNMLASVLQEVGYKVGLYNSPHLIDFTERIKVNGKNCHKEFVFDFIQKLKNIPEDIRPSFFEFTTIMAFEYFYQQQVDYAIIEVGLGGRLDSTNIIKPLASAITNVQLDHQNILGDTIEEIAAEKAGIIKKSVPIISGDENEAVKAIIREKAMKEEASFIDATLLHTDLASDLKGNYQRKNIRVVLSIIEELRKQGINITDKNVENGLLNVHKNTGFIGRWFEFSKDPLTICDTGHNQAGLEYVFSQLNSINRRKHVILGFVNDKKIDEVMNLLPENSEFYFAKPSINRGRHPEDYEKLLQEAKIFYKIFNSVQEAYLSAKERCTSEEMIFIGGSNFIVGDFLEKNLEFKE
- a CDS encoding TolC family protein, producing the protein MKKVWIIVFGLGSLGLSAQKKWSLKECVSYAVEHNLQVIQNQYTKQNQEYNLKAAKKDYLPSVSGSMMNGVSFGQGSLGAGSYRNDRFNNSVGVSADVLVYNNGRLEKNVRKLQFDVEASQYDIEAIKNDISVQIAQQYLTALLNKEIVKISQSAVENAKKQYDRAKITTQVGTTAQTVLAEAEAALAREKQNLKTAEVNVGRALFAIAQLLQLSDYKDFDVENVDVPEALDSQLVTADEVLTKAYDVQPQIKAAESRIRSAEAQTEVSKTAFWPTLTASAGLNTFYNKSFNVPPGVVQGTFFEQYKDQFGQNVGLSLNIPIFNKGKTKLQVEQSKLNESVSKISLEQQKQAVRQNIQKAQFDADANYESYLAALEAEKSSKLALDFADKSYAAGKTTIYDVNVARNNYANAQGSVAQAKYNYLFSLKLLNFYAGIPLSL
- a CDS encoding SprT-like domain-containing protein; amino-acid sequence: MSIQSLEKYLPQNTLKYLKIWFSDYYIHIKVTRNRNSKLGDYRKLPDNSHEITVNSTLTPQLFFFVLTHELAHMIAFEKYGRRISPHGNEWKETFRNMLLESLEIYDEDLKPIIVKFSKSPKANFMASPDLVRYFHTEKQDDRLYFIEQLQKGEFFIYRNEKYLLEGLIKKNYLCKNLATGRKYSFKPLARVEKCS